Proteins encoded by one window of Thalassoroseus pseudoceratinae:
- a CDS encoding Calx-beta domain-containing protein, translating into MTHDTPLRKFLNRILQRPATTRANRRLRRSVNTVECLENRVLLSALSVGDVEQSEDSGTISFEVVLDEPITEDVTFDYTTVADTATAGTDFVSASGSGTIVAGQTQTVIAIDIVADTAVELDEQFFVELSNIDANGTPIEISGGGGGVSIKSLGSYDTDGSGYDVKVIGDIAYVADGDQGLKTLDISDLENITLLGAIDTPGYAYHIDVVDNVAYITDNYSGLQIFDVSDPANPSQLSTYNTSGRAFGIKVINNLAYVTDYADGLKILDVSDPSAPTLLGTYDTPGSAVGIQIIDDIAYLTDYREGLQILDVSDPANITSLGSFKTVNSATEVQVIDDVAYVSVYLDGLQILDVSDPTNITSLGTRDTPGFALDLVVIDDLAYIADYTSGLQVLNVSDPANITVEGSHNTNGKTRSIQIIGSTAYFADDSEGIHILSVGPSGIQTTGTIANDDHAPVNTVPGTQTINEDTPLAFSLNTNNGISIADADAASTDLQVTIEATNGTVTVGETTATSVTLTDTLQNLNAALAQLVFTPNEDFYGSASLTITTDDLTRTSIEGALTDVDSIAIEVTAVNDSPINQIPGPQSTKYETALVFSTANNNTISVSDPEAVADSTDVQVTVQVENGTLSLPTTGGLDFLVGDGTDDTTFTITGQINDINTALNGLTYTPEAEFYGDGSLTITTDDQHANGGPALTSTDTVRITVKPPVLEQPLGKIVDTPVAETNINGEFKKVVSGNFDGQAQLADALDDLFFWDPETGRNRIVFGDGTMQDTPIDPKYINGQDFLDVIAADLDSGDGDDLLFWNPISGRNRIAHLSGDNGSNYVIASVETNVIDPQQIDQQGDQFDQVVAGDFNNAGPEDLFFWNTYTGSNLLVHLESVTPGTDTNVTTIESDIVTPTMINGDDFTEVQVGQFQEGGVVELLFVNLSTGKNRLIELSAVTPGQNTDFAAMTDSLITAGSINGDVYSKWTAGDFNNDGLTDVFVWNPATGANRLLLTSEESPVSTEIVDNTIDPTEINQNGFQIVTPQTIDVGEGIFADSLFFWNPVTGQNRVGFGSRHSEV; encoded by the coding sequence ATGACTCACGATACCCCACTTCGCAAGTTCTTGAATCGTATTCTCCAGCGTCCTGCAACCACTCGCGCAAATCGGCGACTCCGACGTTCCGTTAATACGGTCGAATGCTTGGAGAACCGGGTGCTGCTTTCGGCTCTTTCCGTTGGCGATGTCGAACAGAGCGAAGATTCCGGCACGATCTCGTTTGAAGTCGTCCTGGATGAACCGATCACCGAGGACGTCACATTCGACTACACGACAGTCGCTGACACTGCGACAGCAGGAACAGACTTCGTCAGCGCATCGGGTTCTGGAACAATTGTCGCAGGTCAAACACAGACTGTCATCGCAATTGACATCGTCGCCGATACAGCCGTTGAATTGGACGAGCAGTTCTTCGTCGAACTTTCCAACATCGACGCCAATGGAACACCTATAGAGATTTCAGGCGGTGGAGGTGGCGTCTCGATCAAGTCCCTCGGTTCCTACGACACCGATGGTTCCGGTTATGACGTCAAAGTGATCGGCGATATTGCGTATGTCGCAGACGGTGACCAAGGACTCAAGACACTCGATATTAGTGACCTGGAAAACATCACATTGCTAGGCGCGATCGACACACCTGGCTATGCCTATCATATTGATGTGGTAGACAACGTTGCCTACATCACTGACAACTATTCAGGGCTGCAGATCTTCGACGTCAGCGACCCAGCAAACCCAAGCCAACTTAGCACCTACAATACAAGTGGACGTGCCTTCGGCATCAAAGTTATTAACAATCTCGCATACGTGACAGATTATGCAGATGGCCTGAAGATTCTCGACGTCAGCGACCCATCGGCCCCAACTTTGTTAGGAACCTACGACACTCCTGGTTCCGCCGTTGGTATTCAGATCATCGACGATATCGCTTACCTGACCGACTACCGAGAAGGACTGCAAATCCTTGACGTGAGTGATCCAGCGAATATCACGTCGCTTGGCAGCTTCAAGACGGTCAACAGCGCAACCGAAGTTCAAGTCATCGATGACGTTGCTTACGTCAGTGTTTATCTCGATGGTTTGCAAATCCTTGATGTCAGTGATCCAACAAACATCACTTCATTAGGAACCCGCGACACTCCTGGTTTTGCGTTGGATCTTGTTGTTATTGACGACCTGGCTTACATTGCCGACTATACTTCGGGCTTGCAAGTTCTCAATGTGAGTGACCCGGCAAATATTACTGTCGAAGGATCACACAATACCAATGGTAAGACTCGGAGTATTCAGATCATTGGCAGTACAGCCTACTTCGCGGATGATAGCGAAGGGATCCATATTCTGTCTGTCGGCCCAAGTGGTATCCAGACAACGGGGACGATTGCAAATGATGACCACGCTCCGGTAAACACCGTGCCGGGCACGCAAACAATCAACGAAGATACGCCGCTCGCGTTCTCGTTGAACACCAATAATGGAATTTCGATTGCGGACGCCGATGCTGCTTCTACGGACCTCCAGGTGACTATCGAAGCGACCAATGGTACGGTTACAGTTGGAGAAACAACAGCGACCTCTGTGACCCTGACAGACACACTTCAAAACCTGAATGCAGCATTGGCTCAGCTCGTCTTCACCCCTAACGAAGACTTTTATGGTAGTGCGTCTTTGACGATTACCACCGATGATCTGACTCGCACGTCCATTGAAGGTGCTTTGACAGATGTCGATAGTATCGCAATCGAAGTCACTGCTGTAAATGATTCACCCATCAACCAAATTCCTGGACCGCAATCAACGAAGTACGAAACGGCACTAGTTTTCTCGACCGCTAACAACAACACGATCTCGGTGTCGGACCCCGAGGCGGTTGCTGATAGCACGGACGTGCAAGTTACTGTTCAAGTCGAGAATGGAACGCTATCACTGCCCACAACTGGAGGGCTGGACTTCTTGGTCGGTGACGGCACAGACGACACGACATTCACAATCACCGGCCAAATCAACGATATCAACACGGCTTTAAACGGGCTTACCTACACCCCGGAAGCAGAGTTCTACGGGGACGGCTCGCTAACGATCACGACGGATGATCAACACGCTAACGGTGGACCAGCACTCACCAGTACGGACACGGTGCGAATCACAGTGAAGCCTCCGGTGCTAGAACAACCCTTAGGTAAGATTGTTGACACGCCGGTTGCGGAAACCAATATCAATGGAGAATTCAAGAAGGTTGTGTCTGGCAACTTTGATGGCCAAGCCCAACTTGCGGACGCTCTGGATGACCTGTTCTTCTGGGACCCTGAAACCGGTCGCAATCGAATTGTGTTCGGCGACGGAACCATGCAAGACACGCCGATCGACCCCAAATATATCAACGGTCAAGACTTCTTGGACGTCATTGCAGCCGACCTCGATAGCGGAGACGGAGATGATCTTCTTTTCTGGAATCCGATCAGTGGACGAAATCGGATCGCCCACTTGAGTGGAGACAACGGGAGCAATTATGTGATTGCCAGTGTTGAAACGAATGTAATCGACCCTCAGCAGATTGATCAGCAAGGTGACCAATTCGATCAAGTGGTGGCGGGTGACTTCAACAACGCAGGACCAGAGGACTTGTTCTTCTGGAACACGTACACAGGCAGCAACTTGCTCGTCCATCTCGAGTCTGTAACGCCAGGCACTGACACAAATGTGACGACGATCGAATCAGACATTGTGACGCCAACAATGATCAACGGAGACGACTTCACTGAAGTGCAAGTCGGTCAGTTCCAAGAGGGAGGAGTTGTCGAGTTGTTGTTCGTCAATCTCAGCACCGGAAAGAACCGCCTCATCGAACTATCCGCTGTCACGCCAGGCCAAAACACCGACTTTGCGGCGATGACGGATAGCCTGATCACTGCAGGTTCAATCAACGGCGATGTCTATTCGAAGTGGACAGCCGGTGACTTCAACAACGACGGATTGACCGATGTATTTGTCTGGAATCCGGCGACCGGAGCGAATCGTTTACTACTGACTTCGGAAGAGTCACCAGTTTCAACTGAAATCGTCGACAACACGATTGATCCTACGGAAATCAACCAAAACGGATTCCAGATCGTGACCCCACAGACGATCGACGTTGGTGAGGGAATCTTCGCTGATAGCCTCTTCTTCTGGAATCCCGTCACTGGTCAAAACCGAGTCGGTTTTGGTAGTCGACACAGTGAAGTCTAG
- a CDS encoding sigma-54-dependent transcriptional regulator, which produces MADETFEILFVDDDPDFAAGCVRWFERNGHRVTHTSRGQDGIAQCEKRDFDIAVLDWNLPGLSGLELVQRMREINPETEILVLTGAGTIENAVESMRRGVFDFLSKPFPMAELERRCLGALERRKLRKENTQLREVIDRNKQPQVKMIGESKPMKKVFRLVNRVAPTENPVLVEGESGTGKELIAQAVHLGSSRANRPMVTVNCAALPGQLVESELFGHEKGSFTGATAAKPGLFEVADHSTLFIDEIGEMPLALQPKLLRVLEDGSLRRVGSEKERRVDVRIVAATNRTLKQEVEEGRFREDLYYRLNVLTIELPPLRERPGDVGLLLDHFVGDDHRLDDDARKLLETYDWPGNIRQLINTIKRAKILADDVITTKDLPEEFAPLPSSEKADDGVPEHSLMALQRTHILKVLKEQNGNKSAAARVLGIERRKLYRMMKQHGIEG; this is translated from the coding sequence ATGGCCGACGAAACATTCGAGATTCTGTTTGTCGACGATGACCCCGATTTTGCCGCGGGGTGCGTCCGTTGGTTCGAGCGAAACGGGCATCGGGTCACACACACGAGCCGGGGACAAGACGGAATAGCCCAGTGCGAAAAACGCGATTTCGATATCGCCGTGCTGGATTGGAATCTGCCGGGACTGAGTGGCTTGGAACTCGTCCAGCGGATGCGGGAAATCAACCCCGAAACGGAAATTCTTGTTCTCACGGGCGCGGGAACAATCGAGAACGCTGTGGAATCCATGCGGCGTGGGGTGTTCGACTTTCTGTCAAAGCCATTTCCCATGGCCGAACTCGAGCGGCGTTGTTTGGGGGCGCTCGAGCGGCGAAAACTTCGCAAGGAAAACACACAGCTCCGTGAAGTGATCGATCGCAACAAACAGCCGCAAGTTAAAATGATTGGCGAATCTAAGCCGATGAAGAAGGTCTTTCGGCTTGTCAATCGGGTTGCTCCCACTGAGAATCCCGTTTTGGTGGAAGGTGAGAGCGGTACCGGTAAGGAGTTGATCGCCCAGGCGGTCCATCTTGGCAGTTCCCGTGCGAATCGCCCGATGGTCACGGTTAACTGTGCAGCCCTGCCCGGCCAGCTTGTCGAGAGCGAACTCTTTGGCCACGAGAAAGGATCGTTCACCGGAGCCACCGCCGCGAAACCGGGGCTGTTCGAAGTGGCCGATCATAGCACGTTGTTCATCGACGAGATTGGCGAGATGCCGCTCGCACTACAGCCAAAACTTCTACGCGTACTCGAAGACGGTTCGCTGCGTCGCGTCGGTTCCGAGAAGGAACGGCGTGTGGATGTACGGATCGTCGCCGCGACCAATCGAACGCTGAAACAAGAAGTGGAAGAAGGGCGATTCCGCGAGGACTTGTATTACCGGCTCAATGTCTTGACGATTGAACTGCCACCGCTTCGGGAACGTCCGGGTGACGTTGGTCTGCTGCTAGATCACTTCGTCGGGGATGACCATCGACTGGATGACGATGCTCGCAAATTGCTCGAAACATACGACTGGCCTGGCAACATTCGTCAGCTCATCAATACGATCAAACGGGCGAAAATTCTCGCAGATGATGTCATCACAACTAAGGATCTTCCCGAAGAATTCGCCCCCCTGCCCTCCTCCGAGAAGGCAGATGACGGCGTACCAGAGCATTCGCTCATGGCACTTCAACGGACGCATATTTTAAAAGTGCTGAAAGAGCAGAACGGCAACAAGTCCGCCGCGGCTCGTGTACTTGGGATTGAACGCCGCAAACTGTACCGCATGATGAAGCAGCACGGCATCGAAGGGTAG
- a CDS encoding sialidase family protein: MSLFFASGLGVADDQPASPPKYRNAAAGEESLVQSIEKVTLRRNRDGKRITWFHPRGCIVPNSDGGSNVLMTLQEIGGSDYFGPVQWSESSDQGRTWSDPKPIPALAREPVAGHPGLKAGVCDVVPQYHPQTGTVLALGHVVFYRGPRFARGDQLARYPVYAVRRPDGTWSERKRLKWDDPRGGNIYTNNCGQRIVLPNGEIVMAFTFGPTAKNRMVAGVRCSFDGEELKILEVGPALENPVGRGLLEPSVAQFKDKFYLTIRAEDGHGYVAVSDDGLNYQRKTAWAWDDGEPIEMSTTQQHWLTHSDGLFLVYTRKAASNAKVIRWRSPLWIAEVDPEKLCLIRDSEQVVLPLIGDGVQNPDDVALMGNFHVTNMSPQESCVTVGEWLPRRGAKGDLLMARIRWAKPNQLVQQAK, encoded by the coding sequence ATGAGTCTATTCTTCGCGTCTGGGCTAGGCGTTGCCGATGATCAACCGGCTAGCCCACCAAAGTATAGGAATGCGGCGGCGGGTGAGGAATCGCTTGTTCAATCTATTGAGAAGGTTACGCTTCGTCGCAATCGGGATGGCAAAAGGATCACTTGGTTTCATCCTCGCGGTTGTATCGTGCCGAATTCCGACGGTGGATCGAACGTCTTGATGACGCTTCAGGAAATCGGCGGTTCGGACTATTTTGGCCCGGTGCAATGGAGCGAGTCCAGCGATCAGGGGCGGACCTGGAGTGACCCCAAACCGATCCCAGCTCTCGCTCGCGAACCCGTGGCGGGTCATCCGGGTTTGAAAGCCGGAGTTTGTGATGTCGTTCCGCAATATCATCCCCAAACAGGAACTGTGTTAGCTTTGGGGCACGTCGTGTTCTATCGTGGCCCACGTTTCGCACGAGGCGATCAACTCGCCCGGTACCCTGTCTATGCGGTCCGGCGACCGGATGGGACTTGGTCAGAACGGAAGAGGTTGAAGTGGGATGATCCGCGTGGCGGGAACATCTATACCAACAATTGTGGCCAACGAATTGTCCTGCCGAACGGTGAGATTGTGATGGCCTTCACGTTTGGTCCGACCGCGAAAAACCGGATGGTCGCGGGAGTCCGTTGCTCGTTCGACGGCGAGGAACTCAAAATTCTCGAGGTAGGTCCAGCACTGGAAAACCCAGTTGGACGGGGTTTGCTGGAACCATCTGTCGCACAGTTCAAAGACAAGTTTTACTTAACGATCCGAGCGGAAGATGGGCATGGATATGTGGCTGTCAGCGACGATGGGCTCAACTATCAGCGGAAGACCGCGTGGGCATGGGATGACGGTGAGCCAATCGAAATGTCGACTACACAGCAACATTGGCTGACGCACTCGGACGGATTGTTTTTGGTCTACACACGGAAAGCGGCGAGTAATGCGAAGGTGATCCGATGGCGAAGTCCGTTGTGGATCGCCGAAGTCGATCCCGAAAAACTGTGCTTGATCCGTGATTCGGAACAAGTTGTCCTACCCTTGATTGGAGACGGCGTTCAAAACCCCGACGACGTGGCTCTGATGGGGAACTTCCATGTAACGAATATGAGTCCGCAGGAATCGTGCGTCACCGTCGGAGAATGGCTGCCTCGTCGTGGAGCAAAAGGTGACCTATTGATGGCGAGAATCCGTTGGGCCAAACCGAATCAACTCGTTCAGCAAGCGAAGTGA
- a CDS encoding FAD-dependent oxidoreductase, protein MAQQSASRQEAGSKNVETADVIVYGSTPGGFCAAIAAAREGASVILLEPTDHIGAMSTGGLSHCDSNQMVRSTLMGLFHEWHTRIVKDYTDRGLKAPYDPAKKDQSRWTFEPHVAMRVTMQMLDEAGVTVRKERYLKSVIKDGAWIKTLITSNGQFAAKVFVDGTYEGDLMAAAGVDWTIGREGRDEYGESLAGKQYPKSKMPIDGFDEQGQLLPLVTAKEMGDDAAGDDNVMTYSFRLCLTEDPGNRVPMPKPTHYDPTRFEIVRRALRAGVKRVGFDLYPLPGNKLDGNNSIGGQFSIGLVGGGKDWHAADEVGRKKIWEAHKQYTLEFYHFLTTDEAVPKSMRDRYSRLGLCKDEFAGYDHFSPALYVRESRRMKGLYVISQRDILETTEKDDPIAISSFPIDSHDCQRIALESGGVINEGTIYPVRRKNPKQGYAYHVPYRSILPKPDQCENLLVPIALSCTHVGISSLRIEGAWMVIGQGAGVAAALAADREVSVQELEYAQLRKRLLAQGQVLELPEVVELPVEKSSIAVETLSGLVLDDSQAKLKGSWSRSTNFQPYIEDGYIYSGEKDSTETGNGQTSATFQFRLPSSGQYQILMAYSAHETRARAVPVIVKSGDTQVTLKVDQRKPLPSGKHFRPIGTVKLSADEDTIIQVTNAGTKGFVILDALQLVAVESTEKEGK, encoded by the coding sequence ATGGCTCAACAATCGGCGTCGCGACAGGAAGCAGGTTCAAAGAACGTTGAGACGGCCGATGTCATCGTCTACGGTTCCACCCCTGGCGGATTCTGTGCAGCAATCGCAGCCGCACGGGAAGGGGCATCGGTTATCCTGCTTGAACCGACGGATCATATCGGTGCGATGAGCACCGGAGGGTTAAGTCACTGTGACTCCAACCAAATGGTCCGCAGTACATTAATGGGGCTGTTTCATGAATGGCATACTCGGATTGTGAAGGACTACACGGATCGTGGTCTCAAAGCCCCATATGATCCGGCGAAGAAAGATCAGTCCCGGTGGACGTTCGAGCCCCATGTCGCAATGCGTGTGACGATGCAGATGCTCGACGAAGCCGGAGTCACGGTACGGAAAGAACGCTATCTCAAGTCAGTCATTAAAGACGGAGCCTGGATCAAAACGTTGATCACATCGAATGGCCAGTTCGCCGCGAAGGTGTTTGTCGACGGCACTTACGAAGGCGACCTGATGGCGGCCGCCGGAGTCGATTGGACGATCGGCCGTGAAGGGCGGGACGAATACGGGGAGTCACTCGCCGGCAAACAATACCCCAAGTCGAAGATGCCGATCGATGGATTCGATGAGCAAGGGCAACTATTACCGTTGGTCACTGCGAAAGAAATGGGCGACGATGCGGCTGGCGATGACAATGTGATGACTTACAGTTTTCGCCTCTGTCTCACAGAAGACCCAGGCAATCGTGTACCGATGCCCAAGCCGACACACTATGATCCCACTCGGTTTGAAATCGTCCGTCGTGCGTTGCGGGCAGGCGTGAAACGCGTCGGCTTTGATCTCTACCCGCTTCCTGGAAACAAGCTCGATGGCAATAACTCCATTGGCGGACAGTTTTCGATCGGTTTGGTTGGTGGTGGCAAAGACTGGCATGCTGCGGACGAGGTCGGTCGCAAAAAGATTTGGGAAGCCCACAAACAATACACGCTTGAGTTCTATCATTTCCTGACGACAGATGAAGCCGTCCCAAAGTCAATGCGGGATCGCTATTCACGGCTCGGTTTGTGCAAAGATGAGTTCGCCGGCTATGACCATTTCTCACCGGCGCTCTATGTCCGTGAGTCGCGACGCATGAAGGGACTGTATGTCATTAGTCAAAGGGACATTTTAGAAACAACCGAGAAAGATGATCCGATTGCGATTTCGTCGTTTCCGATCGACTCGCACGACTGTCAACGAATCGCCCTTGAAAGTGGTGGTGTTATCAACGAGGGCACCATCTATCCCGTCCGACGGAAGAACCCGAAACAAGGTTATGCATACCATGTTCCGTATCGATCGATCCTGCCGAAGCCGGATCAGTGTGAGAACCTACTAGTGCCCATTGCGTTGTCCTGTACGCACGTCGGCATTTCGTCCCTTCGGATCGAAGGGGCATGGATGGTGATTGGTCAGGGAGCCGGTGTTGCAGCGGCGTTAGCAGCCGATCGAGAAGTGTCGGTCCAGGAACTGGAGTACGCACAGCTCCGAAAACGACTTCTCGCACAAGGGCAGGTGTTGGAACTGCCTGAGGTTGTGGAGTTGCCTGTCGAAAAGAGTTCGATCGCAGTTGAAACACTTTCCGGCCTTGTACTCGATGACTCGCAGGCAAAGCTCAAGGGAAGTTGGTCGCGTTCAACGAATTTCCAACCCTATATCGAAGATGGCTATATCTATAGCGGGGAGAAAGACTCTACGGAAACCGGGAACGGTCAAACTTCGGCGACCTTTCAGTTTCGCCTGCCATCATCCGGACAGTATCAAATTCTGATGGCGTACTCCGCTCACGAAACTCGGGCAAGAGCGGTCCCCGTCATCGTCAAATCCGGTGATACACAGGTGACGTTGAAAGTTGATCAACGCAAGCCGCTACCATCAGGGAAACACTTTCGTCCGATCGGCACAGTTAAACTTTCGGCAGACGAAGATACGATCATTCAAGTTACGAATGCGGGCACTAAGGGGTTTGTCATCCTCGATGCTCTGCAGTTGGTAGCTGTTGAGTCAACGGAAAAAGAAGGGAAGTAG
- a CDS encoding exo-alpha-sialidase: MKILIVVLLTLVLQTSTAFTAEPKQKHLRPSRMFPMDSTNSEELQSIGGAAVEAAGVHGQSLVLSGRLLLAVKDPLPLLHSQKPFSLVVWFNPYHLERGQQMIATKNRYSLNEREWSVMIDRDQKLRLYVRQDGWKTTHASETLKPGHWHQVVVTIGRDRAQLWLNGKHAGSIALKRPIPQTNAPLTFGGVDDNGHIRQTFLGAIDHALLFDHQLTPSEIATLYHPVKVTHILPEFAKPFPLWDVTRPLPKANEIADLKSVEFQVIKEWNLNKDGYRFLHGVGLCWHQGKLYASIGHNRGAENTVTEEAQYRVSDDNGRSWSELRVIDAGDEPNLAVSHGVFLSHRGKLWAFHGAYTNKMEQIHTRAYTLGEDSGEWTKHGVVIRNGFWPMNQPVRMPNGNWIMPGFSGGRYSNDRVFLAAVAISHGDDLTQWDYVEIPASRHIARMWGESALYLDGKRVVNIARYGEEAKALVAISEDYGRTWTDSRVSNLPMATSKPAAGTLSNGQHYLVCTTAKDNGGQRTPLTITVTAPGNSLFQKVFVIRRSRLEGQPGESADHLSLSYPYAVEHDGHLYVGYSNNGGRSGNLNSAELAIIPIEQLKLPTGR, encoded by the coding sequence ATGAAGATTCTGATTGTCGTTCTATTGACACTCGTGTTGCAGACGTCGACCGCGTTCACGGCGGAGCCGAAGCAAAAACATCTTAGGCCGAGTCGAATGTTTCCAATGGACTCGACGAATTCCGAGGAACTTCAGTCGATCGGTGGTGCGGCGGTCGAAGCGGCTGGTGTGCATGGCCAATCCCTCGTTCTTAGCGGCCGTTTGTTGCTAGCTGTCAAAGATCCGTTGCCGCTTCTGCATTCTCAAAAGCCGTTCTCATTGGTTGTTTGGTTCAATCCCTACCACCTGGAACGTGGGCAACAAATGATCGCCACAAAAAACCGCTACTCGCTCAACGAACGCGAATGGAGCGTAATGATCGACCGCGATCAAAAGTTGCGGCTCTATGTCCGTCAGGATGGCTGGAAGACGACGCACGCTAGCGAAACCCTCAAGCCAGGGCATTGGCATCAAGTGGTCGTGACGATTGGTCGCGACCGTGCGCAACTGTGGTTGAACGGAAAACATGCTGGCTCGATTGCACTCAAGCGGCCAATTCCACAAACGAATGCTCCACTAACGTTCGGGGGTGTGGATGACAACGGTCACATTCGGCAAACTTTTCTGGGCGCGATTGATCATGCGTTGCTGTTCGATCATCAGCTGACACCAAGTGAGATCGCAACGCTCTATCACCCTGTGAAGGTAACCCACATACTTCCGGAGTTCGCGAAGCCGTTCCCGCTTTGGGATGTTACACGCCCCTTGCCAAAAGCCAATGAGATTGCCGATCTGAAAAGCGTCGAGTTCCAAGTCATCAAGGAATGGAATTTGAATAAGGACGGTTACCGATTCCTCCATGGTGTCGGACTTTGCTGGCATCAAGGAAAGCTCTATGCATCTATCGGCCACAACAGAGGTGCTGAGAACACGGTGACTGAAGAAGCTCAATACCGAGTCAGTGACGATAACGGTCGCTCTTGGAGTGAACTACGAGTGATTGATGCCGGTGACGAACCGAATCTCGCGGTCAGTCATGGTGTGTTTCTTTCCCATCGTGGCAAACTATGGGCGTTCCACGGAGCGTATACGAATAAGATGGAACAGATTCACACGCGGGCATACACGCTCGGTGAGGATTCCGGCGAATGGACCAAGCATGGCGTTGTGATCCGCAACGGTTTTTGGCCAATGAATCAGCCGGTCAGGATGCCAAATGGAAACTGGATTATGCCGGGCTTTTCGGGAGGACGGTATTCCAATGACCGTGTGTTTCTGGCTGCTGTCGCGATTAGTCACGGCGACGACCTTACCCAATGGGACTATGTTGAGATCCCCGCGAGCAGACACATCGCTCGTATGTGGGGAGAGTCGGCTCTCTACCTCGACGGAAAACGCGTGGTCAACATCGCACGGTATGGAGAGGAAGCAAAGGCATTGGTGGCTATCAGCGAAGATTACGGCCGAACTTGGACGGACTCTCGCGTTAGTAATTTGCCAATGGCTACGTCGAAGCCAGCAGCTGGAACGCTGAGCAATGGTCAACACTATTTAGTCTGCACGACCGCCAAAGACAACGGTGGTCAACGGACTCCGCTAACAATCACAGTGACTGCTCCGGGAAACTCACTGTTTCAAAAAGTGTTCGTGATTCGCAGATCGCGACTTGAGGGGCAGCCGGGAGAGTCAGCCGATCATCTCAGTCTTTCGTATCCGTATGCTGTTGAGCATGACGGCCACCTCTACGTTGGCTATTCAAACAACGGCGGTCGCAGCGGAAACCTCAACAGTGCTGAATTGGCGATCATCCCAATTGAACAGCTTAAGTTGCCAACTGGGCGATAG